In one Camelus dromedarius isolate mCamDro1 chromosome 31, mCamDro1.pat, whole genome shotgun sequence genomic region, the following are encoded:
- the CABP1 gene encoding calcium-binding protein 1 isoform X1, producing MGGGDGAAFKRPGDGARLQRVLGLGSRRAPRSLPAGGPAPRRTAPPPPGHASAGPAAMSSHIAKSESKTSLLKAAAASGGSRAPRHGPAREPVLPSRRLPGPCPGTPPPSGDPSSRRPLCRPAPREEGARGSRRGLPQAHCRPREAPPAAASRPSPPSPLPPARGRDGEERGLSPALGLRGSLRAPGRGDSAPAAASEADPFLHQLRPMLSSAFGQDRSLRPEEIEELREAFREFDKDKDGYINCRDLGNCMRTMGYMPTEMELIELSQQINMNLGGHVDFDDFVELMGPKLLAETADMIGVKELRDAFREFDTNGDGEISTSELREAMRKLLGHQVGHRDIEEIIRDVDLNGDGRVDFEEFVRMMSR from the exons ATGGGCGGCGGCGACGGGGCCGCATTTAAGCGGCCGGGGGACGGCGCCCGCCTCCAGCGCGTCCTCGGGCTCGGCTCCCGCCGGGCGCCCCGCTCTCTGCCCGCCGGGGGCCCCGCGCCGCGCCGCACCGCGCCGCCCCCGCCGGGCCATGCGAGCGCGGGCCCCGCCGCGATGAGCTCGCACATCGCCAAAAGCGAGTCCAAGACGTCGCTCCTgaaggcggcggcggcgagcGGGGGCAGCCGGGCTCCCCGCCACGGCCCTGCCCGGGAGCCAGTGCTgcccagccgccggctgcccgGCCCCTGTCCGGGCACGCCGCCGCCGTCCGGGGACCCCAGTTCGCGAAGGCCCCTGTGCCGGCCGGCGCCGCGAGAGGAGGGCGCGCGGGGGAGCCGGCGCGGGCTCCCCCAGGCGCACTGCAGGCCCCGGGAGGCGCCGCCGGCCGCGGCGTCCCGACCTTCGCCGCCGTCGCCGCTGCCGCCGGCCCGCGGGCGGGATGGGGAGGAACGGGGGCTGTCCCCGGCGCTCGGCCTCCGGGGCTCGCTGCGAGCCCCGGGTCGCGGGGACTCGGCTCCAGCCGCCGCGTCCGAGGCAGACCCGTTCCTCCACCAGCTGCGCCCCATGCTCAGCTCCGCCTTCGGCCAG GACAGATCACTGCGGCCGGAGGAGATTGAAG AGCTCCGGGAGGCCTTCAGAGAATTTGACAAGGACAAGGACGGCTACATCAACTGCCGGGACCTGGGCAACTGCATGCGCACCATGGGCTACATGCCCACCGAGATGGAGCTTATCGAGCTGTCCCAGCAGATCAACATGAACC TGGGTGGCCATGTGGATTTTGATGACTTCGTGGAGTTAATGGGACCTAAACTCCTGGCGGAGACGGCAGATATGATTGGAGTAAAGGAGCTGCGAGATGCTTTCCGAGAG TTTGACACCAATGGTGATGGAGAGATAAGCACCAGTGAGTTACGGGAGGCCATGAGGAAACTCCTGGGTCACCAGGTGGGACATCGAGACATAGAGGAAATTATCCGAGATGTGGACCTCAATGGGGATGGACGAGTGGACTTTGAAG AGTTTGTCCGGATGATGTCCCGCTGA
- the CABP1 gene encoding calcium-binding protein 1 isoform X2, which translates to MGNCVKSPLRNLSRKMRQEETSYTVVQMSEEGLAASGELPGPLLMLAQNCAVMHNLLGPACIFLRKGFAENRQPDRSLRPEEIEELREAFREFDKDKDGYINCRDLGNCMRTMGYMPTEMELIELSQQINMNLGGHVDFDDFVELMGPKLLAETADMIGVKELRDAFREFDTNGDGEISTSELREAMRKLLGHQVGHRDIEEIIRDVDLNGDGRVDFEEFVRMMSR; encoded by the exons ATGGGCAACTGTGTCAAGTCTCCACTGAGAAATCTCTCAAGGAAG ATGCGCCAGGAGGAGACCAGCTACACGGTGGTACAGATGAGCGAGGAGGGGCTGGCAGCCAGCGGTGAGCTCCCCGGACCACTCCTGATGCTGGCCCAGAACTGTGCCGTCATGCACAACCTGCTGGGCCCGGCCTGCATTTTCCTGCGTAAGGGCTTCGCGGAGAACAGGCAGCCT GACAGATCACTGCGGCCGGAGGAGATTGAAG AGCTCCGGGAGGCCTTCAGAGAATTTGACAAGGACAAGGACGGCTACATCAACTGCCGGGACCTGGGCAACTGCATGCGCACCATGGGCTACATGCCCACCGAGATGGAGCTTATCGAGCTGTCCCAGCAGATCAACATGAACC TGGGTGGCCATGTGGATTTTGATGACTTCGTGGAGTTAATGGGACCTAAACTCCTGGCGGAGACGGCAGATATGATTGGAGTAAAGGAGCTGCGAGATGCTTTCCGAGAG TTTGACACCAATGGTGATGGAGAGATAAGCACCAGTGAGTTACGGGAGGCCATGAGGAAACTCCTGGGTCACCAGGTGGGACATCGAGACATAGAGGAAATTATCCGAGATGTGGACCTCAATGGGGATGGACGAGTGGACTTTGAAG AGTTTGTCCGGATGATGTCCCGCTGA